Below is a window of Candidatus Nanosynbacter sp. HMT-352 DNA.
CAATGGAATAAGGGTAAGCAAGCGGAATTTGAAATGAGGGAGCATTATGACGATGCCGCCGAACACCAGCGACTTAGCGCCGTCGCGGCAGCTTAAGGTATCAATTGGTGGAATTCAGAAGCTGTCGCTCGTGGATTATCCAGGGCACGTGGCGGCAGCTCTGTTTCTCTCTGGTTGTAATATGCGCTGCGGTTATTGCCATAATCCTGAATTGGTATTGCCTGAACGGTTAGCACCGAGCCTTCCAGTTGATGAAGTGATGATATTTCTAAAATCGCGAGTTGGTCGACTGGACGGCGTGGTGATTTCTGGTGGTGAGCCAACGGTAAATGAAGATTTGCCGGAGTTATGTCGGATGATTAAGAAACTTGGTTTTGATATTAAATTGGATACCAACGGCACGCATCCAGATGTGGTTCGCGAAATGGTTGAAGAAGGACTGATTGACTTTATTGCGATGGATGTAAAAGGTCCGCTGGAAAAATATGTTGAAATTGCGGCGCGACCGATTGATTTGGAAGCGATTAAGGAGAATGTCCGGTTGATGATTGATTCGGGAATTGATCACGAATTCCGTACGACAATTGTCCGCGAGCAACTAGAAGTTAGCGATTTTGAGAAGATTGGCGAGCTAGTTAAGGGCGCGAAGAGATTTGCCTTGCAACATTTTCGCACTGGCACGACAATTAGTCCAAAGTTTGCGAATTACCACACTTTTACCGACGAAGAATTTAGAGAAGCTCAGAAAATAATGGAAAGGTACGTTGAAGAATGCGTGATTCATTAGAGGTTGAAATTGTGCGCGTCCGTCAGGAAAATCCTGAGGTGAAGACGTTATATTTTGCGCGACCGTTCGACTTTACCGCCGGACAATACATTACGGTTTTTATTGATGGCAGTAGCGTGCGTGAAGGGAAGGCTTATAGCATTTCTTCTACTCCTGACGATGAGCTAATGTCGATTACCGTGAAGAATGTTGGTGGCGAATTTTCTAGCTATTTATGTTCACGGAATGTTGGCGATAAATTACAAATTAGCCACGCTTATGGCGATTTTAATCCGCAAACAGAAAGCCCTTTGGTCGGAATTGCTGCGGGTTGCGGACTTAGTCCAATTTGGAGCGTTATGGCAAGTTCTAGCCAGCCGACGTTTTTATATTTTAGCCAAAAATCGCCAGAATATATGGTTTTTGGAAATGAGCTAGCGGCGTCAAATATTAAAGTGAAGAAGTTTAGTACTCGCCAGCAAGTTGAAGAAAAAGACGGTTGGTTTAACAGTCGATTTAATGTGGAAAAAATTGTTCATGAAACGCCAGAAGATGCGCATTTTTTGGTCTGTGGAAGTTTGCCGTTTGTTAAAGATGTTTGGCAAAAATTATCCGCCGCCGGCGTAAGTGAATTGAAAATTTCAACGGAGACGTTTTTCGAGCAATGAACGAAGGTTTGGCGGATGGAGCGGGCGATTTTAATGTTTTCTCGGCGTTGAATGGCGATGTTAATTTTCAGGATCTATCTTCGGAAATTGATGACAATGCGACTGAATTAAATTTGGTAGAAGCGGTTGCTAGCGGTGAAGCAGAGTTACCTTCTACCGAGAAAGTATCAGCGTCAATTGGTCAAACGGCATGTGCGACATGTGTTGGCTGCCCATTTCTTAGTCAGTGCGTAAAACCTCAGGCGTTAGTCATGAAACAGGAGTCGGAAAGACAGGAGAATGTATCTGATGATATGAATTCTGCGGATGAAGAGGCGATTCCTAATTTGTTGGAAATGACACCAAAACAAAGCTATTTGGATAGACTATTGGCTCCAGATGATTTCGATAGTCTGGATGAAAATGGACGCGGAGAATTGGTGTTGGCGGGATATTCAGAGTCTACCGATTATCAAGAGCCTATTATTAAAAAAGCACCTGAGCCAGTGGTATCAGAGGCGAAGCCCATAGATTTGACAACTAAAACAAATAAGTCAACTGAGAAACTCATACCGCAGGAACAAGAAGATAAAACTTCGACTAACCAGGCGGTTGAAGTTTCGGGCGAGGATGTGGGCATTGAGAAGATAGGGGTGGTTAGCCCTTCGGTGGAGATGAAGCCGCACATTATTGATTCTATTTCTGACGCAGTGCATAATGACAGCAAGAAGCCGGCACCAGAGTCCTTAGATGCGCCGACAAAGACGGAAAATGCGCCGGTATCGGTAGTGATAGATAAGAACACCCAAACCGTTGATGATAATAGCAATTCGCTGGAACATGAAACTGTTTACCCTGCGGCTAGCGATAATAAGATTGCTGCTAAGGCTGTAGAGTCTGAGCCGAGCCGAGAAGCAGAAAATGATGAAAGTGCTTTTACGTCAATTTCCGAGCAGCAGCACTTGGCAGCACAATTTGATGCAGTAGGGGCGGATAAATCTGCGATTACGGTACCAATTGACAATTCTGGTACGAAAGCACCAGTATACATTCAATCTAACGAGATTAATATAGATGCGACGCCGGATTATAATAATTCTGTCGAATCGACTGACATTGTTGATAATGAGCGGCTGGTTGATACCGCAATAGTTGATGAAGCTAAGGTTGATCCTCTAAACGAGGAGATTGACATATTGGCGGCGGATCAAATTTTCACTGATACACAAGACTCGTCAACTAAGCAACTTGACTATAGTGGTACGGCGATAGAGCGTAGTCATGGTAAGGATAATGATTTTTGGGCTGAAGAAGATGCGGTTTTCTTTATCGAACGGCAGGAGTCCCCAGCAGTAGAGTCGGAAGCGTCTTCTGCTGAAGCAGTGACGATTGCGCTGCCAGTAGAAACGATTACAGTGCGTGAAGAAACTGATGACTATGAGCCAGTGGAGCAAGTAATTATTTCCACCTCACCGATTATTGAGCCAACACTTGATGTTGAGTCGGACGAGGTGGCAACGAAAATTCCAGAGGAATGTCTCGTGCTTCGTGAGGAGTTTGTGAAAATATCGGAAAAAAGCGATTTGCTGCGCAGTGATGATGAAATTGAAAGTGTAATTATGGATGTTAGTGACATAAAATCAGGCATCAACTTGTCCGGAGAGCAAGCAGAACTTAACGATATTCTGGATGATTGTGTCTATAATGGCGAAGAAAGTGTCGCGAATGGTGATGATTTGCTGATGAATACCCATCCATCATCTGGTTTATGGTCAGACGATAGTCCGCTAAATCCAGAAGAGGGGTTGGTGACAATGACTCAATCGGCTGCGGATGACTCATCATTGGTATCGCGGCTGGTTGGTGTGTTGGTGGTGGCGATGTGTGTGGCGCGCGGCCGACAAGCTAGAGCGATTCCGAATAGCTGATGATCTTTGCGTGGTGTAAGCGATAAATAGGGCTGCGCGAAATGATAGCGCGAAGATTGGCAGCTGATGAATGGTTAAAGCCTGATATAATGAAACTATGAAAGTGCTCGACAAGCCGAAAATTGATCGTCCCCGCGAGAAGTTGGCACGTTACGGTACGGCGCGGCTGAGTGACTTGGAGCTGTTGATGGCGATTATTGGCAGCGGTAATGCTCGGGCCGATGTCGGCAAGATTGCGCGCGAAGTGCTGAAAATTTTGCGTCAAAAGAGCGGTGATGTTTCGTATGATGATTTACGTAGCGTGGTTGGTTTGGGCGAAGCGAAAATCCCGGTGATTTTGGCGAGTTTGGAACTGGCACGGCGGTACTTGCTAGATAGCGACCAGCCAATTATCGATAGCTCAGAAAAAGCCGTCGAACTGCTGTCTGACATTCGTGATAAAAAGCAGGAATATTTCGTCTGTCTGACGCTGGACGGTGTGAATCGTTTGATCGCCAAGCGGGTAGTGACCATCGGCACGCTGACCGCCAGCCTGGTACATCCGCGCGAGGTCTTTGCCGACGCCATCGCCGATCGTGCCGCCTCGATTATCGTGGCGCATAATCATCCGAGCGGGAGTTTGGAGGCGAGTCAAGCAGACCGGGAAGTAACGCACCGTTTACGCCAGGCGGGTGAACTGTTAGGAATTAGTTTGGTTGACCATATTATATTGACAAAACATTCGTACAAGTCAATTACATAAAATCACGTATATTTCCCCGTAGGATACATATTGACAAGAAATGTATCCTACGGGTATACTGTTTATAGTATGAGGGTATTTCTGTCGAATCAGGGGAACTTGCGCAATATACAAACCTTTTTGCGGTCTATTGATTGGTCTAAACCTAAAGAGCTGGAAATTGCGACGCACGATAAATGGATAACAGTTCACCCGGCTAACCTTGCCTTGGTGGCTGCTTTGGCCATGCAAGTTGGTAAGAATAAAACGAAAATTATTGGTACAGTTCCAGCTACCGGTATCTATCTTGATAGAATGGGGCTTTACAACTTAGCAAGCACAGTATCGCCATTTACATATCAAGAAAAAGAAGCAGCTGGGCGATTTGTGCCGCTAACTGTCATAAAAACACCCGAAGACCAATCTTATTTTATCGCCGAAATGATACCATTGCTGCACCTGCCGGAAAAGGACGCGATGGTTATCAAATATATTATTGGCGAACTGGTGCGCAATGTTTTAGAGCATGCTAACGCGAAGTGCGGCGCTATCGTTGCCGCGCAATACTATAAAAAAACGAATAAAGTCAGTATCGCCATCTGTGATACCGGTATAGGAATCTGGAAAAGCATGAACGAGACGTGGCATCCAAAAGATGATCTGGAAGCGGTACGGTACAGTCTTACTCCGGGCATAACAGGAACAACTTCGCGAGAGGGTGGTACGAGTGAAAATGCTGGTGCCGGATTGTTTTTTATTAAATCAATTGCCAAGATTACCCGCAGTTATTTTACGATATACAGCGGCAAGGCAGAATATACGCTGCTGAAAAATAGGACCGACCAAAAATCGATTACATTATACGCCGACCCGTTTCGCGACAATAGTAGGCGGACTAATGATTTGGGAGATTTTCACGGCACGCTAGTTGCTGTAGACATCGCGCTGGATAACACACCAGAGTTTAAAGCAATCATGTCTCATATTGGCAGCGTATACGGCGAAGCGATTCGTGAACGAAAGAGAATAAAATACAGGAGGCCAAATTTTATATGATCATCCATTTGCAGCCAGTTGTCGGCTCGTTTGCTGAGAATAAAGAAAAGGCTAAGGAGCTGCGTGTAAACAAAATTATGCCAACCCTAGCTCAGCGAAAAAAAGTCACATTAGATTTCAAAGGCGTTGATGGTGCAACCCAGTCGTTTATTCACGCTCTCATCAGCGATCCAATCCGCAAGTATGGCGACGAAGCCTACGATAAGTTGTACTATAAAAATATCAACGAAGATGTGAAAGAAATCGTATCTACGGTCTACCGATACATGCAAGAAAGCCTAGACGGTGGGAGTGGCGAATAAAATGAACGGCTATAACGACAATATACACCAACAACAAATTGACAAACTCCAGCAGCTCTTCCCCGAGGCAGTCACTGAGGGCAAAATCGACTGGCAGAAGCTTCAGGCGACTTTAGGCGAGGCGGTTGATTTGGGCGAACGCTATGGGCTTGGCTGGAAGGGTAAGAGCGACGTCTTTGCTGTCATCCAGGAGAAGACTGTCCAGACGCTCCATCCTGACCGGGCGAATTCCGTCGATTGGGATACGACGGGTAACATGTTTATCGAGGGTGATAATCTGGCGGCGCTAAAGATCTTGCACAAGGCGTATTATGGCAAGGTTAAGATGATCTATATCGACCCGCCCTACAATACTGGTAATGATTTCATTTACAACGACGATTTCAAGCAGACACGCCGTAGCTATGAGGCAGAGGCGGGCATCACTGATGATGAGGGTAATGTTGTGCGAGATGACGGCCTGCGCACCAATACCGGCGGGCACAAGCACAGCAACTGGCTAAACATGATGTATCCACGCCTCTTTTTGGCACGCAACCTGCTCCGCCAAGACGGCGTCATCTTCGTCTCGATCGACGACAACGAAGTCCACAGCCTCCGCCTGATGATGAATGAGATATTTGGGGAGGAGAATTTTGTAGCGCAGATTGTGTGGCAACGCAAAAGGGGTAAAGATAATTCCGCGAAGTTTTTAAGCCGTAACCATGAGTACTTGTTAGTTTTTGCTCGTTCAACTGACAACCTTAATTTTAATAGGCTTGAACTTGATGAGACGACGCTAAGGGCTTATAAAAACCCCGATAATGATCCCCGTGGAGCATATCGGTTGCTTGGCGTGTGGGCTCGTGGAACCCAAGGTGGATCCAGATATGAGTTTAAGTCAAAAACTGGACAGATATTTTCCGAGAGACTATGGCTGATGAATAAAGAATCGATGGCAAGGCTAGATGAAGAAGATAAGCTAGTATACTCCTCGTCATCTGATAAGGTCTATAGGAAACTATATGTTAGCGAAAATAGCGGCAACATCCCGGAGACCATTTGGAGTGATGCGTCTAATGCCGCAAATGCCGCAGACGAAATAAAAAAGATGTTTGAATTTCAGATTTTTGATACGGTTAAGCCCATACCTTACATCAAGAGAATGTTACAGTTAGCGACCGATGATAACGACATCATCCTCGACTTCTTCTCTGGTTCTGGCACAACCGCTCATGCTGTCGCCGAGCTCAATGCGGAAGACGGCGGTAACCGTCGCTGGATTTGCGTGCAGCTGCCTGAGCTGACCGACGAGAAGTCGGAGGCGTATAAAGCTGGCTACCGCACCATCGCTGATATTGCTCGTGAGCGCATTCGCCGGGCGGGTGCCAAAATCCGTGCTGACCAGGCGGACAAGCTAGCGTCTCGCAGTGTCCCGCTTGACCTTGGTTTTCGGGCGTATCGGGTGGATTATAGTAATTTTAAGCAATGGAATGAGCTGGTTTCCGATCCGGAGGAGATTCGCCAGCAGGCGCTCGCCAATCTCGATCCGCTAAAGGAGGGTACGACCGATGATGATCTGCTGACCGAGCTTCTGCTCAAGCGCGGCATCTCGCCATTGGCGAAGATTGAGCAGCATGATAATTTCTGCCTTATTCCGTCCGAAAAGCTCGTCATTTGCCTGGTGCATTCCATGGCAGAAGAGTTATCTGCGACCATCCTCGCCGACAGTCCGTCATGTGTCATCCTCCTCGACCGAGCCTTCAGTGACGACGTAAATCTAAAAGTAAACTTGCTCTTACAAGCCGAACGGCAGGGTGTAGAGGTGGAGGTGGTGTGATGTTTTTACGCAAGCTTAAGAGAAAGACGTTGCAAGATAAATGCCCACAAGAGCTGACTATACCCACTCCGGTTTATCTGGATTACCAAACTGTATTTGATATGCTTGCTGTGATTGAAGATGGTCTTAGTCAATTTCAGGAGATTAAAACTGTCTACAGCGATTCAAAAAATGACTCTAATGTAGACAATGCAAGAATTAACTCACAAGGTAAAATACCGCTTGGCTTCTTGAGTATGGACGGAGAGGGTGGTTTTAATAAATCTAGAGAAAAAACTCAATCAAATAGTAAAGAAATTTCTTCTAAAAAGATTCACACAAGTGTTTCTTTATTTGCTAAACTAAGGGCTATACTTACTGAAAGAGATAAAGTTAAATATACTTTGGATGGTGAGTCCAGTGTTGGAGATTTTGTTGAGTTTAAGTCTAAATTTCAAAAAATCGAAATTGTAAGGCTGATAAACACGATGGTCCAAGCTATGGCTTTAGGTAACAAGTTTACTAATAGTAAGAGTAAAACTAAATTAACGAAAGAGATGGACGAGATATGTAAACTTATTAAGCCGATAGGAGACACACTCTTATCTTGTGAAAATATAGAAAACGCAAGGTGCCTCATTGAATTAGATGAAGATGTTGCAAAACAATTCAATATAGAACGATTATTGCGTGGTGAGTATAGTGTTTTTGGAAAGATAGTTAGGGTTGAAGAGTATGGATTTAATATATTTGAATCAACCGATTTAGGTCTAATAAAGTCAGACTATTTAGATACCGTGCTTTTTGGTTCGTTTAACGGCATAGTTAAAGAAGATAGTGATATAAGTAAGATGTTTAACGTTCCAGATAAAATACCGATCATTATAGAAGGCAGGGTATTTATTGTGAAGCCTATAGCAATTTTTATATAAGGAAGGTTTATATGAATGATAAAGACTCTAGTTTTCAAAATATAATAAGTATACTGGGCTTAGTTGCTGCATTTATAGCAGCCATAATTCCTCTGTTTGGACAATCAGAGTTGGATAAATATTTTGTCGGCACATCTTTTGTTGTACCTATAACAATACTTACTATCATAATAGGCATTCCGCTATCGTGGAACATAATTGAGAATCATAAAATGATTATGATTCCTGTAAAAAAGAGAGGTTCTGAATACCCTGGATATATTAGACTGCATCATATAGTATGGGCTTTGATAACCCTGGCTACTATTCTACTTATACTATTCTTTGTTGCGCGGGAGCTAAGGTGGCAACCTTATGTTCAATATATTATATATCCAATTTTTTTCTTAAGTATGTTCGCTACTTTTTCTCTACTGCTCGCTTCAGCTATGGGGCGTTTAGAATATGAAAATGAAAAAGCAGCTATGCCTTATAAAATATTAAAAACTCTCGAGAGTAACGGATTAGTACAACCAAAAATCAAGGTTCTCGAAAACGTTAGTATTCAAGACAGTGATTTTATACGCACTCAATTGAGCATATCAAATGAGTTTGGCGTAAGACTAGTGACAGTTGAAGTTGATGGTCATGAGATTAAGGCTATTCTAACTCAAGATTTATCCCAATTGTTACGAAAAATTGAACCATCTAATGGCAAAGAGAATTAGTAAAATGGTGATTTTATGTTTTACAATACCATGAACGATAAACTGTCTTTGACTAGCGGGAGTAAGCCCGGAGAAACTCCAGCTGTCTGGAAAAACCAGACGGCTAACGGAATAGTCACTTGTCCGGAAATTGTGAATAGTTATCTAGAAAATTCGGGATTTCCGAATTTCGTGGAGGTGGCGCGATGAATGGTGATGAAGATAATGAATATGTAATAAAGCTAAAATCAAGGTTTGAAAAAATAGAGAAGCTTGAATCTACGCCTATGATAATGCGAGACCAAGCGGTGCAATGCCTTGAGAAAGTAATAAATGAATCAAAAAAGCTTGTACATAATGACAAAAAGGTAATTCAGAATAACATTGATTCTCTTGAAAACATAAAAGAAGAGTCTATGAAGGAGCAGTTCAGTGTAATATATTCTCAAATGTGTGTTTTGGCTGTCTCATCCTTAGAGGCAATTCTAAAGGACTATTTTGTAGATAGCTTTAATAATAAAACAGACATTAATATGGAAAACAAGAAACTAAATGAAATAAAAGTAACGATAAGAGATATTATTGATAACGAGCTTAATTTTGACAATAAATTGGGAGCATTAATACTCGAGCGTGACAAACCCAACTTTCAAGATTTAAAATCCATACTGAATAATTTTAAAAATTATTTCAATAAAGGAATTAAACTAGAAAGTGATCTTCAGAAGAAGCTATGCTTTTATCTTGAGGTAAGACATTTGCTGGTACATAAGGGTGGTGTAGTTGATAAAAAGTTTATCAATAGTACTGAGGTTTTGGACGCAAATATAAAGAACTACAAAGTAGGTGATACTGTAGAAATCAAATCATCTGACTGGATTGATATGAAGCAAGCGTTTCTAAGTCTACTGGATGTGTTAACAAGAGGAAAGGCCGTCGCGGAGATAGACAACGGATCTTTAAAGAGTAGCAGGAAGGGTACTTGATTAGCTTTATGAAACTAAAATTTGACTCTAACCAGCAGTATCAACTTGATGCTATCCAGGCGGTGGTGGATATATTTGCTGGGCAGCCAGCGGATAGTGACGGTGCGACTTGCCATATGGATCAGAATGGGCAGTTAAGCTTGGAGGCGACTATCGCCAAGGGAAATAGCTTGACGCTAGATATAGTGCAGATAATCAAGAATACGCATAAAATTCAAGAGAAAAATGACATCGAGAAAAGCGAGACGAAAGAAGGTGGCTTTAGTTTTCCGACGAATTTTCCACTGGAAACCAGTGAAAAATCTCTGAAGTACGGCATGAACTTCTCCATCGAGATGGAGACCGGTACGGGTAAAACGTATGTATACTTGCGGACGATTCATGAACTGCATCAGTGCTACGACTGGAAGAAATTTATCATCGTGGTGCCGAGTGTGGCGATCCGTGAGGGTGTGCTGAAGAATTTGGCGATTACCAGGGAACACT
It encodes the following:
- a CDS encoding anaerobic ribonucleoside-triphosphate reductase activating protein, giving the protein MTMPPNTSDLAPSRQLKVSIGGIQKLSLVDYPGHVAAALFLSGCNMRCGYCHNPELVLPERLAPSLPVDEVMIFLKSRVGRLDGVVISGGEPTVNEDLPELCRMIKKLGFDIKLDTNGTHPDVVREMVEEGLIDFIAMDVKGPLEKYVEIAARPIDLEAIKENVRLMIDSGIDHEFRTTIVREQLEVSDFEKIGELVKGAKRFALQHFRTGTTISPKFANYHTFTDEEFREAQKIMERYVEECVIH
- a CDS encoding ferredoxin--NADP reductase, whose protein sequence is MRDSLEVEIVRVRQENPEVKTLYFARPFDFTAGQYITVFIDGSSVREGKAYSISSTPDDELMSITVKNVGGEFSSYLCSRNVGDKLQISHAYGDFNPQTESPLVGIAAGCGLSPIWSVMASSSQPTFLYFSQKSPEYMVFGNELAASNIKVKKFSTRQQVEEKDGWFNSRFNVEKIVHETPEDAHFLVCGSLPFVKDVWQKLSAAGVSELKISTETFFEQ
- the radC gene encoding RadC family protein — translated: MKVLDKPKIDRPREKLARYGTARLSDLELLMAIIGSGNARADVGKIAREVLKILRQKSGDVSYDDLRSVVGLGEAKIPVILASLELARRYLLDSDQPIIDSSEKAVELLSDIRDKKQEYFVCLTLDGVNRLIAKRVVTIGTLTASLVHPREVFADAIADRAASIIVAHNHPSGSLEASQADREVTHRLRQAGELLGISLVDHIILTKHSYKSIT
- a CDS encoding ATP-binding protein, which produces MRVFLSNQGNLRNIQTFLRSIDWSKPKELEIATHDKWITVHPANLALVAALAMQVGKNKTKIIGTVPATGIYLDRMGLYNLASTVSPFTYQEKEAAGRFVPLTVIKTPEDQSYFIAEMIPLLHLPEKDAMVIKYIIGELVRNVLEHANAKCGAIVAAQYYKKTNKVSIAICDTGIGIWKSMNETWHPKDDLEAVRYSLTPGITGTTSREGGTSENAGAGLFFIKSIAKITRSYFTIYSGKAEYTLLKNRTDQKSITLYADPFRDNSRRTNDLGDFHGTLVAVDIALDNTPEFKAIMSHIGSVYGEAIRERKRIKYRRPNFI
- a CDS encoding STAS-like domain-containing protein; this translates as MIIHLQPVVGSFAENKEKAKELRVNKIMPTLAQRKKVTLDFKGVDGATQSFIHALISDPIRKYGDEAYDKLYYKNINEDVKEIVSTVYRYMQESLDGGSGE
- a CDS encoding site-specific DNA-methyltransferase, with translation MNGYNDNIHQQQIDKLQQLFPEAVTEGKIDWQKLQATLGEAVDLGERYGLGWKGKSDVFAVIQEKTVQTLHPDRANSVDWDTTGNMFIEGDNLAALKILHKAYYGKVKMIYIDPPYNTGNDFIYNDDFKQTRRSYEAEAGITDDEGNVVRDDGLRTNTGGHKHSNWLNMMYPRLFLARNLLRQDGVIFVSIDDNEVHSLRLMMNEIFGEENFVAQIVWQRKRGKDNSAKFLSRNHEYLLVFARSTDNLNFNRLELDETTLRAYKNPDNDPRGAYRLLGVWARGTQGGSRYEFKSKTGQIFSERLWLMNKESMARLDEEDKLVYSSSSDKVYRKLYVSENSGNIPETIWSDASNAANAADEIKKMFEFQIFDTVKPIPYIKRMLQLATDDNDIILDFFSGSGTTAHAVAELNAEDGGNRRWICVQLPELTDEKSEAYKAGYRTIADIARERIRRAGAKIRADQADKLASRSVPLDLGFRAYRVDYSNFKQWNELVSDPEEIRQQALANLDPLKEGTTDDDLLTELLLKRGISPLAKIEQHDNFCLIPSEKLVICLVHSMAEELSATILADSPSCVILLDRAFSDDVNLKVNLLLQAERQGVEVEVV
- a CDS encoding DUF6414 family protein; this encodes MFLRKLKRKTLQDKCPQELTIPTPVYLDYQTVFDMLAVIEDGLSQFQEIKTVYSDSKNDSNVDNARINSQGKIPLGFLSMDGEGGFNKSREKTQSNSKEISSKKIHTSVSLFAKLRAILTERDKVKYTLDGESSVGDFVEFKSKFQKIEIVRLINTMVQAMALGNKFTNSKSKTKLTKEMDEICKLIKPIGDTLLSCENIENARCLIELDEDVAKQFNIERLLRGEYSVFGKIVRVEEYGFNIFESTDLGLIKSDYLDTVLFGSFNGIVKEDSDISKMFNVPDKIPIIIEGRVFIVKPIAIFI